One Leptospirales bacterium DNA segment encodes these proteins:
- a CDS encoding Maf family protein translates to MLKNQAPPHLALASASPRRRQLLEQLGLRFSVIATEVAEDHLGATPAETVQELARCKARAAAASERNSIIVGCDTLVFLGDEPFGKPLDRAQARQFLHRLSANLHSVWTGLCVCSVDRDGVVLDERVAARQSLVRFRQLSADEIEDYLDSGEAMDKAGAYGIQGKGALLVDSIEGDYFNVVGLPLTLLRDLLLHFGLDILKTGTVLNA, encoded by the coding sequence ATGTTAAAAAACCAGGCGCCGCCTCACCTGGCGCTGGCTTCCGCTTCTCCCCGTCGCCGGCAGCTGCTGGAACAGCTTGGGCTGCGTTTCAGCGTCATCGCCACAGAGGTCGCCGAAGACCATCTGGGCGCGACACCCGCCGAAACCGTCCAGGAATTGGCGCGTTGCAAGGCCCGGGCCGCGGCCGCCAGCGAACGCAACAGCATCATTGTCGGCTGCGACACGCTTGTTTTTCTTGGCGACGAGCCCTTCGGCAAACCGCTCGACCGCGCGCAGGCCAGGCAATTCCTGCATCGCCTGTCCGCCAATCTACACTCCGTATGGACCGGATTGTGCGTTTGCTCTGTTGACCGCGACGGCGTCGTTCTTGACGAGCGTGTTGCTGCTCGACAGAGTCTGGTACGCTTTCGTCAACTCAGCGCCGACGAAATCGAGGACTACCTGGATAGCGGCGAAGCCATGGACAAGGCCGGCGCCTACGGCATTCAGGGCAAGGGCGCACTCCTGGTCGATAGCATCGAAGGCGATTATTTCAACGTCGTTGGATTGCCGCTCACTTTGCTTCGCGATTTGCTGTTGCACTTTGGATTGGATATACTAAAAACTGGTACGGTTTTGAATGCCTGA